From a single Chlamydia muridarum str. Nigg genomic region:
- the fabF gene encoding beta-ketoacyl-ACP synthase II: MNKKRVVVTGMGIVSCLGNEVESFYDSLLAGISGVRTITSFPCDDYATRFAGWIEEFNSEPYLDKKQARRVDPFITYAVVAAKKAIAMSRWDQETLPANPHRCGVIIGSGMGGLRTLDEGIEKLSAGNRKLSPFFIPYIITNMAPALIAMDYGLMGPNYSISTACATANYCIDAAYQHLVEGRADVIVCGGTEAAINRVGLAGFIANRALSERNDAPEQASRPWDRDRDGFVLGEGAGVLVLETLDNALKRGAPIFAEVLGTYTTCDAFHITAPRDDGEGITACILGALNKAGIPKERVNYINAHGTSTPLGDLSEVLALKKAFGSHIKNLRMNSTKSLIGHCLGAAGGVEAVATIQAIQTGKLHPTINIENPIAEIEEFDVVANKSQDWDVDVAMSNSFGFGGHNSTILFSRYEPSL; this comes from the coding sequence ATGAACAAAAAACGTGTAGTCGTTACGGGAATGGGGATAGTCTCCTGCCTTGGGAATGAAGTAGAATCTTTCTATGATAGCCTGTTGGCTGGAATTAGTGGGGTGCGGACAATCACATCTTTCCCCTGCGATGATTATGCTACGCGTTTTGCAGGTTGGATAGAGGAATTTAACTCGGAGCCTTATTTAGATAAAAAACAAGCTCGACGAGTAGACCCTTTTATTACATATGCTGTTGTGGCTGCAAAGAAAGCAATAGCTATGTCTCGTTGGGATCAAGAGACTCTTCCTGCGAATCCTCATCGTTGCGGAGTGATCATTGGATCTGGGATGGGGGGGCTTCGGACCCTTGATGAGGGGATCGAAAAATTATCAGCAGGGAATAGAAAACTGTCTCCATTCTTTATTCCTTATATCATTACTAATATGGCTCCTGCCTTGATCGCTATGGATTATGGTTTAATGGGGCCAAACTATTCTATTTCAACAGCCTGTGCAACGGCCAACTATTGTATTGATGCTGCTTATCAACATCTCGTTGAAGGGCGTGCGGATGTCATCGTTTGTGGAGGGACTGAGGCTGCCATTAATCGTGTTGGCTTGGCTGGATTTATTGCTAATCGCGCATTGTCGGAAAGAAATGATGCTCCTGAACAGGCATCGCGTCCCTGGGACCGGGATCGGGATGGTTTTGTGCTAGGAGAAGGGGCTGGCGTCCTGGTCTTAGAAACCCTGGATAATGCTTTAAAAAGAGGGGCTCCAATTTTTGCTGAAGTGCTTGGAACCTATACAACGTGCGACGCTTTTCATATTACTGCTCCTAGAGATGATGGTGAAGGAATCACTGCCTGTATACTAGGAGCTTTGAATAAAGCTGGTATTCCTAAAGAACGGGTGAATTACATTAATGCGCACGGAACTTCCACTCCATTAGGAGATCTGTCAGAGGTATTGGCTTTGAAAAAGGCTTTTGGAAGTCATATCAAAAACTTGCGCATGAATTCGACCAAGTCTTTGATAGGGCACTGCTTAGGAGCTGCAGGTGGGGTAGAAGCTGTTGCGACTATTCAAGCCATTCAGACAGGGAAGTTGCACCCAACAATCAATATAGAAAATCCTATAGCAGAAATAGAAGAGTTTGATGTAGTTGCGAATAAATCCCAGGATTGGGATGTGGATGTTGCTATGTCGAATTCCTTTGGTTTCGGCGGACATAATTCAACGATATTATTTTCGAGGTATGAACCTTCATTATGA
- a CDS encoding bis(5'-nucleosyl)-tetraphosphatase, with the protein MMKTKHEYSFGVIPIRFFGTPDRSTLKACFICHTDGKHWGFPKGHAEEKEGPQEAAERELVEETGLGIVNFFPKIFVENYSFNNKEEVFVRKEVTYFLAEVKGEVHADPDEICDVQWLSLQEGLRLLNFPEIRNIVTEADKFVQNYLFAS; encoded by the coding sequence ATGATGAAAACTAAGCACGAATATTCTTTTGGCGTTATTCCTATCCGATTTTTTGGTACTCCAGATAGAAGTACCTTAAAGGCTTGTTTTATCTGCCATACAGATGGGAAACATTGGGGGTTCCCTAAGGGACATGCTGAGGAAAAAGAGGGTCCTCAGGAAGCTGCGGAACGAGAACTTGTTGAAGAGACAGGGTTAGGGATTGTTAATTTTTTCCCAAAAATATTTGTAGAAAATTACTCTTTTAACAACAAAGAAGAAGTCTTTGTGCGTAAAGAAGTGACCTATTTTCTTGCTGAAGTTAAGGGAGAAGTGCATGCTGATCCAGATGAAATTTGTGATGTGCAATGGCTGAGCTTACAGGAAGGTTTACGTCTTTTGAATTTCCCAGAAATTCGTAATATTGTTACAGAAGCAGATAAGTTTGTGCAAAACTATCTATTTGCTTCATAA
- a CDS encoding inorganic pyrophosphatase: MSKTPLSIVHPWHGPVLTRDDYESLCCYIEITPSDSVKFELDKETGLLKVDRPQKFSNFCPCLYGLLPKTYCGDLSGEYSGQQSNRDNIKGDGDPLDICVLTEKNITQGNILLQARPIGGIRILDSGEADDKIIAVLEDDLVYGAMEDISDCPGSVLDMIQHYFLTYKATPESLIQAKPAKIEIIGLYGKKEAQKVIRLAHEDYCNLFM; encoded by the coding sequence ATGTCTAAAACACCATTATCTATAGTCCATCCTTGGCATGGACCAGTATTAACACGCGATGATTACGAATCTCTTTGCTGCTATATAGAGATCACTCCCTCTGATTCGGTTAAATTTGAATTGGATAAAGAGACGGGGTTACTAAAAGTCGATCGGCCACAGAAGTTTTCCAATTTTTGCCCTTGCCTATATGGCCTTTTACCTAAAACTTATTGTGGGGATCTTTCTGGGGAATATAGTGGCCAGCAAAGCAATAGAGACAACATCAAAGGAGATGGAGACCCTCTTGATATTTGTGTACTAACAGAAAAGAATATCACCCAAGGAAATATCCTGTTGCAAGCTCGACCTATTGGAGGTATTCGTATTTTAGATTCTGGAGAAGCTGATGATAAAATTATTGCTGTTCTAGAAGATGATCTCGTTTACGGAGCTATGGAAGATATTTCTGACTGCCCCGGATCTGTTTTGGACATGATTCAGCACTATTTTTTAACGTATAAGGCCACTCCTGAAAGTTTAATCCAAGCCAAACCTGCTAAAATTGAAATTATCGGCTTATATGGGAAAAAAGAAGCCCAAAAAGTCATCCGACTAGCGCACGAAGATTATTGTAATCTTTTTATGTAA
- a CDS encoding Glu/Leu/Phe/Val dehydrogenase family protein, whose product MKYSLQIEDLHIEGFEQVLKISCESVQLVAVIAIHQTKVGPALGGIRAFNYSQFDDGLQDALRLSKAMTYKALLSSTGTGGGKSVIFLPEGLSSPTEGMLRAFGQAVDSLQGKYIAAEDVGISVQDMTIIHEETPYVCGLASISGDPSIYTAHGVFLCIQETVDYLWNEGIKGKRVAVQGLGSVGRKLVHELFFAGADLIVYDTRKHLLDEVVTLYGAQVDENIISVDCDVLCPCALGGVINACSVDQLRCRAIVGAANNQLENTSIGKELAIREILYAPDYLANAGGLLNVASSVGQTYAPKEVLKKVESLPKTLRRLYEKSIQESIDTGTLANTIVEERLAAYS is encoded by the coding sequence ATGAAATACTCTTTGCAAATAGAAGACCTTCATATTGAAGGATTCGAACAGGTTTTGAAAATTAGTTGTGAGTCTGTGCAGTTGGTGGCTGTAATTGCTATTCATCAGACGAAAGTAGGACCTGCTTTGGGGGGAATTCGTGCTTTTAATTACTCTCAATTTGATGATGGATTACAGGATGCTTTGCGTTTGTCAAAAGCAATGACATATAAGGCTCTTCTTAGTAGTACAGGAACCGGTGGAGGGAAAAGTGTGATTTTCTTACCGGAGGGGCTCTCTAGCCCTACAGAAGGAATGTTAAGAGCTTTTGGTCAAGCTGTGGACTCTTTGCAAGGGAAATATATTGCAGCTGAGGATGTAGGGATCTCGGTTCAGGACATGACGATCATTCATGAGGAGACTCCTTACGTTTGTGGGCTAGCGTCAATAAGCGGAGACCCCTCCATATACACAGCACATGGAGTGTTTTTATGCATTCAAGAGACGGTTGATTACCTGTGGAATGAGGGTATAAAAGGGAAGCGAGTTGCTGTACAGGGGTTGGGTTCTGTTGGGCGTAAGCTGGTGCATGAGCTATTCTTTGCAGGGGCTGATTTAATCGTCTATGACACACGAAAACATCTTCTTGATGAAGTAGTGACTTTATATGGGGCTCAAGTTGATGAAAACATTATCTCGGTAGATTGCGATGTTTTGTGTCCTTGCGCCTTAGGAGGGGTTATTAACGCGTGCAGTGTCGATCAGCTTCGATGTCGAGCGATTGTTGGGGCAGCCAATAACCAGCTTGAAAATACTTCCATAGGGAAAGAGTTAGCAATTCGAGAGATTCTTTATGCGCCAGATTATCTTGCTAATGCAGGAGGCCTATTGAATGTTGCTAGTTCTGTGGGACAGACCTATGCACCTAAAGAAGTCTTAAAAAAAGTAGAGAGTCTACCAAAAACTCTACGACGTCTGTATGAGAAAAGCATTCAAGAGAGCATCGATACAGGGACTCTTGCTAACACTATAGTTGAAGAGCGCTTAGCTGCTTATTCTTAG
- a CDS encoding inositol monophosphatase family protein codes for MFPLLIDCQKAAETVVMQAMLALMRYRQSRTFIPSWEKPDQTHVTPADYAIQYYFHQTLTSLFPHIPLVGEETLNPDTDHHKIPQILNFAKQLDPQVSCQNLYKALSSQNSHSSLFWLTDPIDGTSGFIKQRYFAVALSLFYEHSPILSVIANPTSNNASFKMYSAAKGEGLTIYTPTRSILFSLQEDFQLTHQFCEASLAARNHQHLTTHILSQHLPWHPRPVRADSQSKYAWVADNTVDFFIRIPYSPPRAHYRDHAPGVFLIEEAGGLVTDISGSPLTFSNPNLYLEKHPLILASANERIHNTILETLYRLRHRSTLNRLSPEEQSSFTKNKQLSALQL; via the coding sequence ATGTTCCCCCTCCTCATTGACTGCCAGAAAGCTGCAGAAACAGTTGTTATGCAGGCTATGCTAGCGCTTATGCGTTATCGCCAATCTCGCACATTCATTCCTTCATGGGAAAAGCCTGATCAGACACATGTTACTCCTGCTGACTACGCTATCCAATATTATTTTCACCAAACACTTACATCTTTGTTTCCGCATATCCCTTTAGTTGGTGAAGAGACTCTCAATCCGGATACGGATCACCACAAAATTCCTCAAATTCTAAACTTTGCAAAACAACTTGACCCACAAGTCTCGTGTCAAAACCTTTACAAAGCTCTTTCTTCCCAAAACTCCCATTCTTCTCTATTTTGGTTAACAGATCCTATCGACGGCACCTCAGGATTCATCAAACAACGCTATTTTGCTGTTGCTCTTTCCTTGTTCTATGAACACTCCCCTATTCTTTCTGTCATAGCCAACCCTACATCAAACAATGCGTCCTTCAAAATGTATTCAGCAGCTAAAGGTGAAGGGCTCACAATTTATACACCCACCCGTTCTATCCTTTTCTCTCTTCAAGAAGACTTCCAGCTTACCCATCAATTCTGCGAAGCTTCTCTGGCAGCTAGAAACCACCAACATTTGACCACACACATTCTTAGTCAACACCTCCCATGGCATCCCCGACCTGTTCGCGCTGATAGCCAAAGCAAATATGCATGGGTTGCAGACAATACCGTAGACTTCTTCATTCGTATTCCTTATTCCCCTCCACGGGCTCATTACAGAGACCATGCTCCTGGAGTATTTCTTATAGAAGAAGCTGGAGGCCTTGTTACAGATATATCCGGATCCCCACTTACTTTTTCTAATCCTAACTTATATTTGGAAAAACACCCTTTGATTCTTGCTTCCGCTAACGAACGCATCCACAACACTATCCTGGAAACTCTATATAGACTCCGTCACCGGTCTACTTTAAACAGACTATCTCCAGAAGAGCAGTCTTCCTTCACTAAGAATAAGCAGCTAAGCGCTCTTCAACTATAG
- a CDS encoding lysophospholipid acyltransferase family protein: MKMGGWRKLYEVVYSSLIGCALKLRYRVSVEGLEAISPNSQKGALFLSNHVAEIDPVILEHVFWLKFHVRPIAVDYLFNSPVVKWFLDSVRAIPVPSVVPGRDDKRLLERMERFYACATQALDNKESLLLYPSGRLSRDGTEEIVNQHSAYTILHRAKECDVFLVKITGLWGSSFSRYKTGSTPKLGKVFKEAAKALLCRGIFFMPKREVKVSVCPADYSVLKQFPTKQEFNTFLSDWFNQKGGETPLEVPYT, from the coding sequence ATGAAGATGGGGGGGTGGCGTAAGCTGTACGAGGTGGTTTACTCTTCTCTTATAGGGTGCGCTTTAAAGCTTCGCTATCGTGTGTCGGTTGAGGGGTTAGAGGCTATCAGTCCGAATTCCCAAAAAGGTGCTTTGTTCCTTTCAAACCATGTAGCAGAGATAGACCCTGTCATTTTAGAGCATGTGTTTTGGTTGAAGTTTCACGTGCGTCCTATAGCAGTAGATTATTTGTTTAATAGTCCAGTTGTTAAGTGGTTTCTTGACTCTGTAAGAGCCATACCTGTTCCTTCTGTTGTCCCTGGAAGGGATGACAAGCGTTTGCTTGAAAGGATGGAGCGCTTCTATGCATGCGCAACACAAGCACTGGATAACAAGGAAAGTCTGCTTCTTTATCCATCGGGAAGATTATCTAGAGATGGAACAGAAGAGATTGTGAATCAACATTCTGCCTATACTATTTTGCACAGAGCAAAGGAATGTGATGTATTCTTAGTTAAGATTACGGGGCTTTGGGGGAGTTCTTTTTCCCGCTATAAAACGGGAAGCACTCCAAAGTTAGGCAAGGTGTTCAAAGAGGCTGCAAAGGCTTTGTTGTGTCGAGGAATTTTTTTCATGCCTAAGCGTGAGGTGAAAGTTTCAGTTTGCCCAGCGGATTATTCGGTATTGAAGCAGTTCCCGACAAAACAGGAATTCAATACTTTCCTCTCGGATTGGTTTAATCAGAAGGGTGGGGAGACTCCTTTAGAAGTCCCCTACACATAG
- a CDS encoding AMP-binding protein, whose amino-acid sequence MRDNRNTAKHKRGKLRSEKTVLCSFLKLCAEMTTATVFWDEQLGKLSYNQVYKAVCALATRLAKYPDEHIGIMMPASSGAYIAYFATLLSGKIPVMINWSQGLREVTACANLVGVKHVITAKPLMQKLAQTHGENAEYPFSLIFLEEIRKELTFLDKCRVGICMSMPFEWMMRWFGSFDKGPEDMAVILFTSGTEKLPKGVPLTNASLLANQKACFDFFSPEEDDVMMSFLPPFHAYGFNSCTLFPLLSGVPVVFAYNPLYAKKIVEMVDEAKVTLLGSTPVFFSYILTAAKKSETSLPSLRFVVIGGDVFKHSLYQEALKTFPHVQLRQGYGTTECSPVITINTVNSPKHESCVGIPVRGMEVLIVSEETKAPVPTGVTGLVLTRGTSLFKGYLGEDFGHGFIELDGETWYVTGDLGYVDRHGELFLKGRLSRFVKIGAEMVSLEAMESILIEGCGQNEADHPLVVCGLPGEKERLCLFTIFPTSIQEVNDILKNSKTSNLLKISYHHQVEAIPMLGTGKPDYCSLNALAKRLFGE is encoded by the coding sequence ATGCGAGATAATAGGAATACAGCTAAACATAAACGCGGGAAATTGCGATCAGAGAAAACAGTTTTGTGTAGTTTTTTGAAGCTTTGTGCGGAGATGACTACAGCAACAGTTTTCTGGGATGAGCAACTTGGTAAGCTCTCCTATAATCAGGTGTATAAGGCAGTTTGTGCCTTAGCTACGCGTTTGGCTAAATACCCTGATGAACATATCGGAATTATGATGCCAGCATCGTCCGGGGCTTATATTGCTTACTTTGCGACGCTCCTTTCAGGGAAGATTCCCGTTATGATTAATTGGAGTCAAGGATTACGGGAAGTAACGGCATGTGCAAATCTTGTTGGGGTAAAGCATGTAATTACTGCGAAGCCTCTTATGCAAAAGTTAGCGCAAACTCATGGAGAGAATGCAGAGTATCCTTTCTCATTGATTTTTCTAGAAGAGATCCGTAAGGAATTGACTTTTCTAGATAAGTGTCGAGTTGGGATCTGTATGTCCATGCCTTTTGAATGGATGATGCGATGGTTTGGATCCTTTGATAAAGGTCCTGAGGATATGGCAGTGATTCTATTCACATCAGGTACAGAGAAACTCCCTAAAGGAGTTCCTCTTACCAACGCCTCGTTACTTGCTAACCAAAAAGCTTGTTTCGATTTCTTCTCTCCTGAAGAAGACGATGTGATGATGTCTTTTCTCCCCCCATTCCATGCTTATGGGTTTAATTCCTGTACGTTGTTCCCATTGCTTTCTGGAGTGCCTGTTGTTTTCGCTTATAACCCTCTTTATGCCAAGAAAATAGTAGAAATGGTTGATGAGGCGAAAGTTACGTTGCTAGGAAGCACACCCGTTTTCTTCAGCTATATTCTTACTGCTGCTAAAAAAAGTGAGACTTCACTTCCTTCTTTGAGGTTTGTTGTTATTGGAGGAGATGTTTTCAAACACTCTTTATATCAAGAGGCTTTAAAAACATTCCCACACGTGCAATTACGTCAAGGATATGGAACCACGGAATGCTCACCGGTCATTACTATCAATACAGTAAATAGCCCGAAACATGAGTCTTGTGTAGGGATTCCTGTTAGAGGGATGGAAGTTTTAATTGTTTCTGAAGAGACTAAAGCCCCAGTACCAACAGGTGTCACTGGACTGGTATTAACTCGAGGAACTTCTCTATTCAAAGGATATCTTGGAGAAGATTTCGGGCATGGGTTCATAGAATTGGATGGAGAGACATGGTATGTAACCGGAGATTTAGGTTATGTAGATCGCCATGGGGAGTTATTCCTAAAAGGACGACTGAGTCGTTTCGTGAAGATTGGTGCGGAAATGGTCAGTCTTGAAGCTATGGAAAGCATTTTAATAGAGGGATGTGGACAAAATGAAGCTGATCATCCTTTAGTTGTGTGTGGGCTTCCAGGAGAAAAAGAGCGTCTATGCCTTTTCACAATATTCCCCACGTCTATTCAGGAAGTAAATGATATCCTAAAAAACTCAAAAACAAGTAACTTACTAAAAATTTCTTATCACCATCAAGTAGAAGCAATCCCTATGTTAGGGACTGGGAAACCGGATTACTGCTCACTAAATGCTTTAGCAAAACGGTTATTTGGCGAATAA
- a CDS encoding aminotransferase class I/II-fold pyridoxal phosphate-dependent enzyme translates to MKGSRSIDFITNDFLGFSRLEGLSDAVEARYQRYCISEPYARLGYGGSRSILGPSELLNELEQGIAHFHGVAEALVLPSGFVANTTVCAHLSSAADYVLWDEQAHISVSYNMALFMPEKQKSFRHNDLNHLESLLASCQKQGFKRVFILVCSVYSFKGSFAPLKQIVALAQRYHAQLIVDEAHAVGLFGESGRGFCSSIGYENVYAVLVTFGKALGSVGAALLSSYDRKQDFIKEPMASLSTGMPPHSLISIQVAYEFLSKEGEFARTRLRQIREYFAQKVSSAAPGFVQPISSPSVPSQVLHQQLTEAGVRVGITRFPAKGSLRANLHAFNTKEEVDILVSILSQVSDQKNVVMGSMSTMHRTLEESLAAENAS, encoded by the coding sequence TTGAAGGGGTCGCGTTCTATTGATTTTATTACCAATGATTTCCTTGGTTTTTCTCGTTTAGAGGGTTTGTCGGATGCTGTTGAGGCTCGTTATCAACGTTATTGTATTAGCGAGCCTTATGCGCGTTTGGGTTACGGAGGATCTCGTTCTATCTTAGGTCCTTCCGAATTGTTAAATGAATTAGAGCAGGGAATAGCACATTTTCATGGTGTTGCAGAAGCTCTTGTTTTGCCAAGTGGTTTTGTTGCAAATACAACGGTTTGTGCACACCTGTCTTCTGCAGCCGATTATGTTTTGTGGGATGAACAGGCGCATATTTCTGTTTCCTATAACATGGCCCTTTTTATGCCGGAGAAACAAAAGAGTTTCCGTCATAATGATCTGAATCATTTAGAATCTTTACTCGCTTCTTGTCAGAAGCAAGGTTTCAAGCGAGTATTTATTCTTGTCTGTTCCGTTTATTCCTTTAAGGGATCCTTTGCTCCTTTGAAGCAAATAGTTGCTCTGGCGCAAAGATATCATGCGCAGTTGATAGTCGATGAAGCCCATGCTGTGGGATTATTTGGTGAGTCTGGAAGGGGATTTTGTTCCTCAATAGGATATGAAAATGTTTATGCAGTGCTTGTCACTTTTGGTAAGGCTTTAGGATCTGTAGGTGCAGCTCTTTTATCTTCTTATGATAGGAAGCAGGATTTCATCAAAGAGCCTATGGCGAGTCTTTCTACAGGAATGCCTCCGCATTCATTGATTTCTATACAAGTTGCTTATGAATTTCTATCAAAAGAAGGAGAATTTGCACGAACTAGATTGCGACAGATTCGAGAGTATTTTGCTCAAAAGGTCTCCTCAGCAGCCCCAGGGTTTGTGCAGCCGATTTCCTCTCCAAGTGTTCCTTCGCAGGTTTTACATCAGCAGCTAACTGAAGCTGGGGTTCGAGTTGGGATTACGCGATTCCCTGCAAAGGGATCTTTGCGAGCCAATTTGCATGCTTTTAATACTAAAGAGGAAGTGGATATTTTGGTTTCGATACTTTCGCAAGTATCAGATCAAAAGAATGTAGTAATGGGATCTATGTCCACGATGCATCGTACTTTAGAAGAAAGTTTAGCAGCTGAAAATGCATCCTGA